A genomic window from Candidatus Denitrolinea symbiosum includes:
- a CDS encoding non-canonical purine NTP pyrophosphatase, RdgB/HAM1 family: MKLLLATNNKGKLRELQAILADLPLEILAPADIGLTLEVDEDGLTYAENAAKKAVAFQRASGLVCLADDSGLEVDALGGAPGLRSARYSSKPGATDRDRRMTLLQNLADKPRPWTARFRATMVVAGPDGSVEIAEGICEGEISPEERGSGGFGYDPVFFIPEFGRTMAELPEETKNRLSHRARAAQAARPILARLLRDG; encoded by the coding sequence ATGAAACTTCTCCTTGCCACCAACAACAAAGGCAAACTGCGCGAACTGCAAGCCATCCTCGCGGACCTGCCTCTTGAAATCCTCGCTCCCGCCGATATCGGGTTGACTCTCGAAGTGGACGAAGACGGTCTCACCTACGCCGAGAACGCGGCGAAGAAAGCCGTCGCTTTTCAGCGCGCCAGCGGACTCGTCTGTCTCGCCGACGACTCCGGCCTCGAGGTGGACGCCTTGGGCGGCGCGCCGGGACTTCGCTCCGCCAGGTATTCGTCCAAGCCGGGCGCCACCGACCGCGACCGCAGGATGACCCTTCTGCAAAACCTCGCCGACAAACCGCGTCCGTGGACGGCGCGCTTCCGGGCGACGATGGTCGTCGCAGGTCCGGATGGAAGCGTCGAAATCGCCGAGGGAATCTGCGAGGGCGAGATCAGCCCCGAGGAGCGCGGCTCCGGCGGGTTCGGGTACGACCCGGTCTTCTTCATCCCCGAATTCGGCCGGACGATGGCGGAACTGCCAGAGGAGACGAAGAACCGTCTCAGTCACCGGGCGCGGGCGGCGCAGGCCGCGCGTCCGATATTGGCGCGTCTCCTGCGAGACGGTTAA
- a CDS encoding ABC transporter permease yields MSAQKETRKTETSKKTQDAAAASRAQTVLTPVLAVFTGLVIGGIVIAATDSGVAAAFGNFSADPLAAFKSIWTAVATAYGALFYGSIGSPREMVEGFKIYWSTGDNAALMKSIYPFTESLVTATPYIFAGLAVALGFRCGLFNIGAEGQIFIGALGAAYVGYSITGLPAYIHLPLAILGGAAAGAAWGAIPGYLKAKFGAHEVVNTIMMNWIAFRLSDWLLTGPMKASGFRPVTPNVQPTAELPRFFADPLRFNWGFILALLAAWLVYWFLFKTTLGFEVRAVGANPDGSKYAGMSVVRNFVLVMTLSGALAGLAGSAQVLGVDHWVGQGFSAGFGFDAIALALLGKSHPLGVTLAALLFGFLRSGATRMQSLAGIPIDIITIIQGLVIIFVAAPAIIRWLYRIRVQTTDRPVLTSGWGK; encoded by the coding sequence GTGTCTGCCCAAAAAGAAACCAGGAAAACGGAAACATCCAAAAAAACACAAGACGCGGCCGCCGCTTCCAGGGCGCAAACCGTTTTGACGCCTGTGCTGGCGGTCTTCACCGGCCTGGTGATCGGCGGCATCGTCATCGCCGCCACCGATTCAGGCGTGGCCGCGGCCTTCGGAAATTTTTCAGCGGATCCTCTCGCCGCGTTCAAATCCATCTGGACGGCCGTCGCCACCGCCTACGGCGCGTTGTTCTACGGTTCAATTGGAAGCCCGCGCGAGATGGTTGAGGGCTTCAAAATCTACTGGTCCACCGGCGACAATGCCGCCTTGATGAAATCCATTTACCCGTTCACCGAAAGCCTCGTGACCGCCACCCCCTACATTTTCGCGGGGCTGGCCGTGGCGCTGGGCTTCCGCTGCGGGTTGTTTAACATCGGCGCGGAGGGACAGATCTTCATCGGCGCGCTGGGCGCGGCCTATGTGGGATACAGCATCACCGGCCTGCCGGCCTACATCCACCTGCCCCTGGCGATCCTGGGCGGCGCGGCGGCGGGCGCGGCCTGGGGAGCCATCCCCGGTTACCTCAAGGCCAAATTCGGCGCGCATGAAGTGGTAAACACCATCATGATGAACTGGATCGCGTTCCGCCTGAGCGACTGGCTGCTGACCGGCCCGATGAAGGCCTCCGGCTTCCGCCCGGTCACGCCGAACGTTCAGCCGACCGCGGAACTTCCCCGCTTCTTCGCCGACCCGCTGCGTTTCAACTGGGGATTCATCCTGGCGCTTTTGGCGGCCTGGCTGGTTTACTGGTTCCTGTTCAAAACCACGCTCGGATTCGAGGTACGGGCCGTTGGCGCCAACCCCGACGGCTCGAAGTACGCCGGCATGAGCGTCGTCCGCAACTTCGTCCTTGTGATGACCCTCAGCGGCGCGCTGGCCGGACTGGCCGGCTCGGCGCAGGTGTTGGGCGTGGACCATTGGGTGGGGCAGGGCTTCTCTGCAGGCTTCGGCTTCGACGCCATCGCGCTGGCGCTGCTCGGAAAGAGCCATCCGCTGGGAGTGACGCTGGCCGCCCTCCTGTTCGGGTTCCTGCGGAGCGGCGCGACGCGTATGCAGTCGCTGGCGGGCATCCCGATCGACATCATCACCATCATCCAGGGCCTGGTCATCATCTTCGTGGCCGCTCCGGCTATCATCCGCTGGCTGTACCGCATCCGTGTGCAGACGACCGACAGACCGGTGTTGACCAGCGGCTGGGGCAAGTAG
- a CDS encoding ABC transporter permease translates to MTTLAKRAATLRPILGLVSVTAFLLAWHLAARFGGLPAFILPSPAAVWTRLLRALADGSLLSHSLVTLTEVLTGLLAGVLFATLIGYFVAKSRLLENLLSPYLVASQAVPLVAIAPLLVIWFGPGMFSKVLICALIVFFPVLVNTVVGVRAVPPALYDLMRSLRASRRQMLFKLEIPAALPIFLGGLRVGATLSVIGAVVGELVGADRGLGFLVNIGRGQYDTALVFVAVFTLIALALALYGIVAFAERKLLVWLER, encoded by the coding sequence ATGACCACTCTCGCCAAACGCGCGGCAACCCTCCGTCCCATTCTGGGACTCGTCTCCGTGACGGCATTCCTGCTGGCATGGCATCTCGCCGCGCGCTTCGGCGGACTGCCCGCCTTCATCCTCCCCTCCCCCGCGGCGGTGTGGACGCGCCTCCTGCGCGCCCTCGCGGACGGCAGCCTGCTTTCGCACAGCCTCGTCACATTGACCGAGGTGCTGACCGGCCTGCTGGCGGGCGTCCTGTTTGCCACACTGATCGGCTATTTCGTCGCCAAGTCGCGCCTGCTGGAAAACCTGCTCTCGCCCTACCTCGTGGCGAGTCAGGCTGTGCCGCTGGTGGCGATCGCGCCGCTGCTCGTCATCTGGTTCGGACCGGGCATGTTTTCCAAAGTGTTAATCTGCGCGCTGATCGTCTTCTTCCCGGTGCTGGTAAACACCGTCGTCGGCGTGCGCGCCGTCCCGCCCGCGCTGTACGACCTGATGCGTTCCCTGCGCGCCTCGCGCCGACAGATGCTATTCAAATTGGAGATTCCCGCCGCGCTGCCGATCTTCCTCGGCGGGCTGCGCGTGGGCGCGACGCTCTCCGTCATCGGCGCGGTGGTGGGCGAACTCGTCGGCGCGGATCGGGGACTGGGATTCCTCGTCAACATCGGGCGCGGCCAATACGATACGGCGCTCGTCTTTGTGGCGGTGTTCACCCTCATCGCGCTGGCGCTGGCGTTGTATGGGATCGTCGCGTTCGCGGAGAGAAAACTTTTAGTCTGGCTGGAACGATAA
- a CDS encoding tRNA epoxyqueuosine(34) reductase QueG: protein MTDALKQSILEEARRLGFVLAGVTTPKPAPHVQFFENWLARGYHGEMAYLATDRARARRADPRLILPECKSILALGVPYNAPRHFPRFLGKWGETEGGVEGRVASYALGEDYHLVLPPRLESLVAFIETQVGHPVPNRCYTDTGPLLERDLAQRAGLGWIGKNSCLIHPRKGSYFILAEILLGLELEPDEPFVTDHCGSCTRCIEACPTDAILPNRSLDARRCISYLTIENKGGIPEDLRPLIGDWIFGCDICQMVCPWNRFAAPEGDASFQPDAGAAATDLIATLALTPESFNRQFKRSPIQRAKRRGLLRNVAVALGNLGNETSLPALENAVNDSEPLVREHAKWAMEQITNTCA, encoded by the coding sequence GTGACCGACGCTCTCAAACAATCCATCCTCGAAGAAGCGCGCCGGCTGGGATTCGTCCTGGCCGGCGTGACGACTCCCAAGCCCGCGCCTCACGTACAATTTTTCGAAAACTGGCTGGCGCGCGGCTATCACGGCGAGATGGCCTACCTCGCCACAGACCGCGCCCGGGCCCGCCGCGCCGACCCGCGCCTGATCCTCCCCGAATGTAAATCCATCCTCGCGCTGGGCGTTCCGTACAATGCCCCCCGCCACTTCCCCCGTTTTCTCGGAAAATGGGGGGAGACGGAGGGGGGCGTCGAGGGCCGCGTCGCCTCCTACGCCCTCGGCGAAGACTACCACCTCGTCCTCCCGCCGCGCCTCGAATCCCTCGTCGCCTTCATCGAGACCCAGGTTGGACATCCCGTCCCCAACCGCTGCTACACCGACACCGGCCCCCTGCTCGAACGCGACCTCGCCCAGCGCGCCGGCCTCGGCTGGATCGGCAAAAATTCCTGCCTCATTCACCCGCGCAAAGGCTCGTACTTCATCCTCGCCGAAATCCTGCTCGGCCTCGAACTCGAACCCGACGAACCCTTCGTCACCGACCATTGCGGTTCCTGCACGCGCTGCATCGAGGCCTGTCCCACCGACGCCATCCTCCCCAACCGCTCGCTCGACGCCCGCCGCTGCATCTCCTATCTCACCATCGAAAACAAAGGCGGCATCCCTGAAGACCTCCGCCCGTTGATCGGCGACTGGATCTTCGGATGCGACATCTGCCAGATGGTCTGCCCGTGGAATCGATTCGCCGCGCCCGAAGGCGACGCTTCATTCCAACCCGACGCGGGCGCGGCCGCAACCGACCTGATCGCCACCCTCGCGTTGACTCCCGAATCCTTCAACCGACAGTTCAAGCGCAGTCCCATCCAACGGGCCAAGCGACGCGGACTCCTGCGCAACGTGGCTGTTGCGCTCGGCAACCTCGGCAACGAGACGTCTCTCCCTGCACTCGAAAATGCCGTCAACGATTCAGAACCTCTCGTCCGCGAACATGCAAAGTGGGCGATGGAGCAAATTACCAACACTTGCGCCTGA
- a CDS encoding magnesium chelatase, which translates to MPAIYPFTAIVGQERMRRALILNAVDTRIGGVLIRGERGTAKSTAARALAALLPGVKVVNDCRFGCDPDKPATWCTECKERAASGEKLPAHTRKTSFVNLPVSATEDRVVGTLDIEQAIQKGERRFEPGVLASANRGLLYIDEVNLLDDHVVDVLLDSAAMGVNTVEREGISFAHPARFILVGTMNPEEGELRPQLLDRFALSVDIVGIREARERVAIMERNIAYERDPEAFRKEWLPKEDELSQQIARARELVDRVTHTSRDLLSIAALTASLNVDGHRADLVILKAARAQAAFEGRTKINDHDIALAAELALPHRIKRTPFQQAEMTTEQLQERIEQLAGQSMPAETEEEQSESQQGKPEEKKT; encoded by the coding sequence CGGCGGCGTGTTGATCCGCGGCGAACGCGGCACGGCCAAGTCCACCGCGGCGCGCGCCCTGGCCGCGCTGCTGCCGGGCGTCAAGGTCGTCAACGACTGCCGCTTCGGATGCGATCCCGACAAGCCCGCCACCTGGTGCACCGAATGCAAGGAACGCGCCGCCTCGGGCGAAAAACTTCCCGCGCACACGCGCAAGACCTCGTTTGTGAACCTCCCCGTCTCCGCGACGGAGGACCGCGTCGTCGGCACGCTGGACATCGAACAGGCCATCCAGAAAGGCGAGCGGCGCTTTGAGCCGGGCGTCCTCGCCTCCGCCAACCGCGGCCTGCTCTACATTGACGAAGTCAACCTGCTCGACGACCACGTCGTGGACGTCCTGCTGGACTCCGCGGCGATGGGCGTCAACACCGTCGAGCGCGAAGGCATCTCGTTCGCGCATCCCGCCCGCTTCATCCTCGTCGGGACGATGAACCCCGAAGAAGGCGAACTCCGCCCGCAGTTGCTGGACCGCTTCGCCCTCTCGGTGGACATCGTCGGGATCCGCGAGGCGCGCGAGCGCGTCGCCATCATGGAACGCAACATCGCTTACGAACGCGACCCGGAGGCCTTCCGCAAGGAATGGCTGCCGAAGGAGGATGAACTCTCCCAGCAGATCGCGCGCGCCCGCGAACTCGTGGACCGCGTCACCCACACCAGCCGCGACCTGCTCTCCATCGCCGCGCTGACCGCCTCCCTCAATGTGGACGGCCACCGCGCCGACCTCGTCATCCTGAAAGCGGCGCGCGCCCAGGCCGCGTTCGAGGGGCGGACGAAGATCAACGATCACGACATCGCCCTCGCGGCCGAACTCGCCCTCCCGCACCGCATCAAGCGGACTCCCTTCCAGCAGGCCGAGATGACCACCGAGCAGTTGCAGGAACGTATCGAGCAACTGGCGGGACAGTCCATGCCTGCCGAGACCGAGGAGGAACAGTCCGAGTCCCAGCAGGGCAAGCCCGAGGAAAAAAAAACTTAA
- a CDS encoding myristoyl transferase, which translates to MLKKLVTLALGLAIGLMACSPREVQKEAGALTRVKLPLGYVPNIQFAPLYVAVEKGYFKDAGIEIEFDYSFETDAMALVGADQLQFAVVSGEQVLLARAQGLPVVYVGAWYQKYPVAVVSKAAQGIKSPADLKGRKIGLPGLFGANYIGLDALLFSAGLGESDVTLDSIGFTQVESVAADRDEAASVYAANEPVQLRALGFDINELLVADYVQLASNGLIANEKTIASNPDLVRRMVAAMVKGVADTIQNPDEAFEISKKYVENLAAADAATQKEVLARSIELWKAERIGYSDAAAWDNMQSTLLKMGLLKAPLDVSEAFTNEFVP; encoded by the coding sequence ATGCTGAAGAAACTTGTTACGCTCGCGCTCGGGTTGGCGATCGGCCTGATGGCCTGCAGCCCGCGCGAGGTCCAGAAAGAAGCGGGGGCTTTGACGCGCGTCAAACTGCCGCTGGGGTACGTCCCCAACATCCAGTTCGCGCCGCTCTACGTCGCCGTCGAGAAGGGTTACTTCAAGGACGCGGGCATCGAGATCGAGTTCGATTATTCGTTCGAGACGGACGCGATGGCGCTGGTGGGCGCGGACCAGTTGCAGTTCGCGGTGGTTTCGGGCGAGCAGGTGTTGCTGGCGCGCGCGCAGGGACTGCCGGTGGTGTACGTGGGCGCGTGGTATCAGAAATATCCTGTGGCGGTGGTGTCGAAGGCCGCGCAGGGGATCAAGTCGCCCGCGGATTTGAAGGGGAGGAAGATCGGCCTGCCGGGGCTGTTCGGCGCGAATTACATCGGGCTGGACGCGCTGCTCTTTTCCGCGGGGCTGGGCGAATCGGACGTGACGCTCGATTCGATCGGCTTCACGCAGGTGGAATCCGTCGCGGCAGACCGCGACGAGGCGGCCTCGGTGTACGCGGCCAACGAGCCAGTGCAGTTGCGCGCGCTGGGATTCGACATCAACGAACTGCTGGTGGCCGATTACGTGCAACTGGCGTCTAACGGGTTAATCGCCAACGAGAAGACCATCGCGTCGAACCCCGACCTGGTGCGGCGGATGGTCGCGGCCATGGTCAAAGGGGTCGCGGATACGATCCAGAATCCCGACGAGGCGTTCGAGATCAGCAAAAAATATGTGGAGAATCTGGCGGCGGCCGACGCGGCCACGCAAAAGGAAGTGCTGGCGCGCTCGATTGAATTATGGAAAGCCGAGCGGATCGGCTATTCCGACGCGGCCGCCTGGGACAACATGCAGTCCACGCTGTTGAAGATGGGACTGCTCAAAGCGCCGCTGGACGTGAGCGAGGCGTTTACGAATGAGTTTGTGCCGTGA
- a CDS encoding short-chain dehydrogenase, with amino-acid sequence MGKLAGKTAIITGATSGIGKATALLFADEGADLVVTGRRAGLGTRLEAECRRKGVRCVFVEADHARAEDCQRVADVALREFGRVDILFNNAGIVTKGTAETTEESVWRETMEVNVTAVWRMCKLALPIMKKQGGGVIVNNGSDWSVVAGRDAFPYIVSKGAVAMMTKAMALDFARDGIRVNAVCPGDTFVDRWLEKGYFEYSDPVTLEEAKREASAYIPMGRFGQPEEIARAVLFLASDDSSFVTGHLLLADGGNTAQ; translated from the coding sequence ATGGGTAAACTCGCGGGCAAGACCGCCATCATCACCGGCGCGACCTCGGGAATCGGGAAGGCGACTGCGCTTCTTTTCGCGGACGAGGGAGCGGACCTGGTCGTCACCGGGCGGCGCGCGGGGTTGGGGACGCGCCTCGAAGCGGAATGCCGCCGAAAGGGAGTCCGATGCGTGTTCGTCGAGGCGGATCACGCGCGGGCGGAGGACTGTCAACGCGTGGCAGACGTCGCCCTGCGTGAGTTCGGCCGCGTGGACATCCTGTTCAACAACGCGGGCATCGTCACCAAAGGGACGGCGGAGACGACGGAGGAGTCGGTTTGGCGCGAGACGATGGAAGTCAACGTGACGGCGGTCTGGCGGATGTGCAAACTCGCGCTGCCGATAATGAAGAAACAGGGAGGCGGCGTGATCGTCAACAACGGCTCGGACTGGTCGGTGGTGGCGGGCAGGGACGCGTTCCCGTACATCGTCAGTAAGGGCGCGGTGGCGATGATGACGAAGGCGATGGCGCTCGATTTCGCGCGGGACGGGATCCGCGTGAACGCGGTGTGTCCCGGCGATACGTTCGTGGACCGATGGCTGGAGAAGGGTTACTTCGAGTATTCCGACCCGGTGACGCTGGAGGAGGCAAAGCGGGAGGCCAGCGCGTATATCCCGATGGGGCGTTTCGGCCAGCCCGAGGAGATCGCCCGCGCCGTCCTGTTTTTGGCGTCGGACGATTCGTCGTTCGTGACCGGTCATCTGCTGCTGGCGGACGGGGGAAATACGGCGCAGTGA
- a CDS encoding ABC transporter permease yields the protein MAVQSIPTSKARRSRLIIGSVLIALGLLMFLLFAREAEPGQTAKFGMNLASSAALLIPDLVVPVQASLYLLCFIVVFLGAFQMARGVRSSGALFGIVAFAFVAAFLIWATRGKSLSLIGMLSSSLVRATPIALAALCGVISERAAVVNIGIEGIMLISAQVSVVAATLTHSLFAGLLFGVLAGGAVAAFHALLSIRFKVDQIVSGVAINIFATGATSFISSKYLQHQSILLNDSGTFPIIQIPLLSKIPILGPIFFENNLVVYLMILIVVVMHVVLYYTPWGLRTRAVGEHPKAADTLGVNVYLVRYVNVIIGGLIAGLGGVYFTLGSVGRFDEAMTAGKGFIGLAAMIFGNWNPFGAFASSLIFGFADSLQVKMQILSVPIPSSFLGMAPYIVTMIVLTGVVGRAIPPAADGEPYEKQ from the coding sequence ATGGCTGTTCAATCCATTCCCACCAGCAAGGCGCGGCGCAGCCGCCTCATTATCGGCTCGGTCCTGATCGCGCTTGGCCTGCTCATGTTCCTGCTGTTTGCGCGCGAGGCCGAGCCCGGCCAGACGGCAAAATTCGGCATGAACCTGGCCAGTTCCGCGGCGCTGCTCATCCCCGACCTGGTCGTGCCGGTGCAGGCCAGCCTGTACCTGTTATGTTTTATCGTTGTCTTCCTCGGGGCGTTCCAAATGGCGCGCGGCGTGCGCTCGTCTGGGGCGCTATTTGGGATCGTGGCCTTCGCGTTTGTGGCAGCCTTCCTCATCTGGGCCACGCGCGGCAAATCGCTCAGCCTCATCGGAATGTTGAGCAGTTCGCTGGTGCGCGCCACGCCCATCGCGCTGGCCGCGCTGTGCGGCGTGATCAGCGAGCGCGCCGCGGTGGTGAACATCGGCATCGAAGGCATCATGCTCATCTCTGCCCAGGTTTCTGTCGTCGCGGCCACATTGACCCATAGTTTGTTCGCCGGCCTCCTGTTCGGCGTTTTGGCCGGCGGCGCGGTGGCGGCCTTCCACGCCCTCCTCAGCATCCGCTTCAAAGTGGACCAGATCGTGAGCGGCGTCGCCATTAACATCTTCGCCACCGGGGCCACCTCCTTCATCTCCTCGAAATACCTGCAACACCAGAGCATCCTGCTCAACGATTCCGGCACGTTCCCCATTATCCAAATCCCGCTGCTGTCGAAGATCCCCATCCTGGGCCCGATCTTTTTCGAGAACAATCTGGTCGTCTACCTGATGATCCTGATCGTCGTTGTGATGCACGTCGTCCTCTACTACACCCCCTGGGGCCTGCGGACGCGCGCCGTGGGCGAACATCCCAAAGCCGCGGACACGCTCGGCGTCAACGTCTACCTCGTCCGCTACGTCAACGTCATCATCGGCGGGCTGATCGCCGGCCTCGGCGGCGTCTACTTCACCCTCGGCTCGGTCGGCCGCTTCGACGAAGCCATGACGGCCGGCAAGGGCTTCATCGGCCTGGCGGCCATGATCTTCGGGAACTGGAATCCCTTCGGCGCATTCGCCTCCTCGCTCATTTTCGGGTTCGCCGATTCCCTCCAGGTCAAGATGCAGATTCTCTCCGTCCCCATTCCCTCCTCCTTCCTGGGAATGGCGCCCTATATCGTGACGATGATCGTCCTGACCGGGGTGGTTGGGCGCGCCATCCCGCCCGCGGCCGACGGCGAGCCTTACGAGAAGCAATAA
- a CDS encoding ABC transporter encodes MTVISPILTVRELSAVFPDNNGGLHALERVSFDVRPREFVAVLGPSGSGKSTLLRILAGILQPTAGEVNFGQNQQPRIGMAFQQANLMPWRTALQNITLPLELEGAADASARAQEMIELVGLTGFERNWPRELSGGMAQRVSLARALIHDPDLLLLDEPFGSLDALTRERMWTELSRIWQARQKTVVMVTHSISEALFLADRVLVLTARPGRVKLDLKVDLPRPRADEMRYTAHFGRLARALKEAIE; translated from the coding sequence ATGACAGTTATTTCACCCATCCTCACCGTCCGCGAGTTGAGCGCCGTCTTTCCCGACAACAACGGCGGACTGCACGCGCTGGAGCGCGTGTCGTTCGACGTGCGCCCGCGCGAGTTCGTGGCGGTGCTGGGACCTTCGGGCAGCGGCAAGTCCACCCTGCTGCGGATCCTGGCGGGCATCCTCCAGCCGACGGCGGGCGAGGTCAACTTTGGGCAGAATCAACAGCCGCGCATCGGCATGGCCTTCCAGCAGGCCAACCTCATGCCGTGGCGGACGGCGCTCCAGAACATCACGCTCCCGCTCGAACTGGAGGGCGCGGCGGACGCGTCCGCGCGGGCGCAGGAGATGATCGAACTGGTCGGGCTGACGGGCTTCGAGCGGAACTGGCCGCGCGAACTTTCGGGCGGGATGGCGCAGCGCGTGTCGCTGGCGCGGGCGCTCATCCACGACCCCGACCTGCTCCTGCTCGACGAGCCCTTCGGCTCGCTCGACGCGCTGACCCGCGAGCGCATGTGGACGGAACTCTCGCGCATCTGGCAGGCGCGGCAGAAGACCGTCGTGATGGTGACTCATTCCATCTCCGAGGCGCTCTTCCTCGCGGACCGCGTCCTCGTGCTGACGGCGCGGCCTGGCCGCGTCAAACTGGACCTGAAAGTGGACCTGCCGCGTCCCCGCGCGGACGAGATGCGTTACACCGCCCATTTCGGCAGGCTGGCGCGGGCGTTGAAGGAAGCCATCGAATGA
- a CDS encoding exonuclease SbcCD subunit D has product MKLLHFADAHIDMANYGRHDPATGLPLRVLDFLKSLDAIVDAAIDGKVDLVIFAGDAYKDRSPAPTFQREWGRRIVRLSQARIPTLLLVGNHDLSPSIGRAHAIQEFDTLQVPYVKVLDKPQFLAPKDLWDLPAQVIAMPWVSRSGLMANLEMSAENPEEVYSNMEARISDLVAGWIESADPSLPLILTAHASVEGAAFGMERTVMLGADLVLPASLTKDKRLDYVALGHIHKPQNLNEGAHPPVIYPGSIERVDFGEAADDKFFVVAEVEKGETRVEWKKLAGTRPFIDCRAALQSGMNVTETLKAALPSERKMDGAIVRLVVDYPREMDAMIDEAALRKYAGKAFEFHFVKRPQVETRVRLPEDRSISSLSPLELLEIYWRAAKVDDVDALQTLAREILEGEEEQG; this is encoded by the coding sequence ATGAAACTTCTCCACTTCGCCGACGCCCACATTGATATGGCTAACTATGGCCGTCACGATCCCGCCACGGGACTGCCCCTGCGCGTCCTCGATTTTTTGAAATCCCTCGATGCCATCGTGGACGCGGCGATTGACGGGAAAGTGGACCTGGTCATTTTCGCCGGGGACGCGTACAAAGACCGCTCGCCCGCGCCGACCTTCCAGCGCGAGTGGGGACGGCGCATCGTCCGCCTCTCGCAGGCGCGCATCCCGACTTTGCTGCTGGTCGGCAACCACGATCTCTCTCCGTCCATCGGACGCGCGCACGCCATCCAGGAGTTCGACACGCTCCAGGTTCCATACGTTAAAGTATTGGACAAGCCCCAGTTTCTGGCGCCAAAGGATCTATGGGACCTGCCCGCGCAGGTCATCGCCATGCCCTGGGTCTCGCGCTCGGGTCTGATGGCGAATCTTGAAATGAGCGCGGAAAATCCCGAGGAAGTCTATTCGAATATGGAAGCGCGCATCTCGGACCTCGTCGCGGGCTGGATCGAGTCGGCGGACCCGTCGCTGCCGCTCATCCTCACCGCGCACGCGTCGGTGGAGGGCGCGGCGTTCGGCATGGAGCGCACGGTGATGCTCGGCGCGGACCTGGTCCTCCCTGCTTCGCTGACGAAGGATAAACGGCTGGATTACGTCGCGCTCGGCCACATCCACAAGCCGCAGAACCTGAACGAGGGCGCGCATCCGCCGGTGATCTATCCCGGCTCCATCGAGCGCGTGGACTTCGGCGAGGCGGCGGACGACAAGTTCTTCGTCGTCGCCGAGGTGGAGAAAGGGGAGACGCGCGTGGAGTGGAAAAAACTCGCGGGGACGCGTCCGTTCATAGATTGCCGCGCCGCCCTCCAGTCCGGGATGAACGTGACCGAGACGTTGAAGGCCGCGCTCCCGTCCGAGCGAAAAATGGACGGGGCCATCGTCCGCCTGGTCGTGGATTATCCCCGCGAGATGGACGCGATGATCGACGAGGCCGCGCTCCGCAAATATGCCGGGAAGGCGTTCGAGTTTCATTTTGTCAAGCGTCCGCAGGTGGAGACGCGCGTCCGCCTGCCCGAAGACCGGTCCATCAGCAGCCTCAGCCCGCTGGAGTTGCTGGAGATCTACTGGCGCGCCGCCAAAGTGGACGACGTCGACGCGCTGCAAACGCTGGCGCGCGAGATTTTAGAGGGAGAAGAAGAACAAGGATGA
- a CDS encoding citrate lyase beta subunit, translated as MHSRRALLYMPGDDWKKIVKATTLGVDCICMDMEDGVAVSRKAEARVTIAKALRELDFGASEKLARVNSIGSGWERDDIDAVLPFRPDGIVIPKVESREQVEWGSRLIEAAELKYGWTLNSIRMLVGVETALGILNLKEIAAHPRLDGIIFGGEDYAASVGARRTREAVELLYARQAVVAACAAFGLQAIDIVYIDFKDAEGLRLEAEQGAGFGFSGKQIIHPNQVEVTQEAFTPSDEALEEARRIVETFEASQKEGKGAYALDGKMIDMPLLKNAQKTLARARAAGKI; from the coding sequence ATGCATTCTCGACGCGCTCTCCTCTACATGCCCGGCGACGACTGGAAGAAGATTGTCAAAGCGACCACGCTCGGCGTGGACTGTATCTGCATGGACATGGAAGACGGCGTGGCCGTCAGCCGCAAAGCGGAAGCGCGGGTGACCATCGCCAAAGCCCTGCGCGAACTGGACTTCGGCGCCAGCGAGAAACTGGCGCGCGTCAATTCCATCGGTTCGGGCTGGGAGCGGGACGACATTGACGCCGTCCTGCCGTTCCGCCCCGACGGGATCGTGATCCCCAAAGTGGAGTCGCGCGAGCAGGTCGAGTGGGGAAGCAGGCTCATCGAAGCCGCGGAATTGAAGTATGGCTGGACGCTTAATTCGATTCGGATGCTGGTCGGCGTGGAGACCGCGCTGGGGATTCTGAATCTCAAAGAAATCGCCGCGCATCCGCGTCTCGATGGGATCATCTTCGGGGGCGAGGACTACGCCGCCTCGGTCGGCGCGAGGCGGACGCGCGAGGCGGTCGAATTGCTGTACGCGCGCCAGGCGGTGGTCGCGGCGTGCGCGGCTTTCGGTCTGCAGGCGATTGACATCGTCTATATCGACTTCAAAGACGCGGAGGGACTGCGCCTCGAAGCCGAACAGGGAGCCGGGTTCGGCTTTAGCGGGAAACAGATCATCCACCCGAACCAGGTCGAGGTCACGCAGGAGGCGTTCACCCCGTCGGACGAGGCGCTCGAAGAAGCGCGTCGGATCGTCGAGACGTTCGAAGCCAGTCAAAAGGAAGGCAAGGGCGCGTACGCGCTGGACGGGAAGATGATAGACATGCCGCTCCTCAAAAACGCGCAGAAGACGCTGGCGCGGGCGCGCGCGGCAGGGAAAATCTAG